In Aestuariibaculum lutulentum, one DNA window encodes the following:
- the hisD gene encoding histidinol dehydrogenase translates to MQIINNPKQSEWAEVLKRPTQTVDDIEATVNKIFNEVKKEGDKAIKNYTLQFDQVDLEMNIVSAEEIQLAVDRVSEDLKKAITQAKQNIETFHSAQKTSRVKVETTNGVVCWQEKRPIDKVGLYIPGGTAPLFSTVLMLAVPAQIAGCKEIVLCSPPNKEGQLANEILFAAQLCGVTKIIKVGGIQAIAGLTFGTEIIPKVYKIFGPGNQFVTVAKQLATKFGVAIDMPAGPSELLVVADDTGNPAYIASDLLSQAEHGADSQVILVSTSKNVVQKVSEEVEKQLEVLPRKAIAEKAIANSKLIYVETDELALELINEYGPEHFIICAKNEDFYVNGIVNAGSIFIGDYTPESAGDYASGTNHTLPTNGFSKAYSGVNLDSFQKSMSFQKISKEGLLNIGNTIEQMAEAEGLQAHKNAVSIRLKDIE, encoded by the coding sequence ATGCAGATAATTAATAATCCTAAACAATCGGAATGGGCAGAAGTCTTGAAGCGACCTACGCAAACTGTCGACGACATTGAAGCTACCGTCAATAAAATATTCAATGAAGTTAAAAAGGAAGGTGATAAAGCTATTAAAAATTACACGCTTCAGTTTGATCAAGTTGATTTAGAAATGAATATCGTGTCTGCTGAAGAAATTCAATTGGCTGTCGATAGAGTTTCAGAAGATTTAAAAAAAGCCATAACTCAGGCAAAACAGAATATAGAGACTTTTCACAGCGCTCAAAAAACTTCAAGAGTTAAAGTTGAAACCACTAACGGAGTCGTTTGCTGGCAGGAAAAACGTCCCATTGACAAAGTGGGATTATACATTCCAGGAGGAACGGCACCTTTATTTTCAACGGTTTTAATGTTGGCTGTGCCTGCGCAAATCGCTGGATGCAAGGAAATTGTTTTATGTTCTCCTCCAAACAAAGAAGGGCAATTGGCAAACGAAATTCTATTTGCAGCACAGCTTTGTGGGGTCACTAAAATTATAAAAGTTGGAGGTATTCAAGCAATTGCTGGATTAACTTTCGGTACAGAAATTATCCCTAAGGTTTATAAAATTTTCGGACCAGGGAATCAGTTTGTAACTGTAGCTAAGCAATTGGCGACAAAATTTGGCGTGGCTATCGATATGCCTGCAGGACCAAGTGAATTATTGGTGGTGGCCGATGACACCGGGAATCCAGCCTATATTGCTTCAGATCTCCTTAGTCAGGCAGAGCACGGCGCCGATAGCCAGGTGATTTTAGTGTCAACTTCTAAAAATGTGGTTCAAAAAGTATCTGAGGAAGTTGAAAAACAATTAGAGGTTCTTCCGCGTAAAGCGATTGCTGAAAAAGCTATAGCGAATTCTAAACTAATTTATGTTGAAACTGACGAATTGGCTTTAGAATTAATCAATGAATACGGCCCGGAACACTTTATTATCTGTGCTAAAAATGAAGATTTTTATGTAAATGGTATTGTCAATGCAGGCTCTATTTTTATTGGTGATTATACCCCTGAAAGCGCCGGTGATTATGCTTCTGGAACGAATCATACTTTGCCGACAAATGGGTTTTCAAAAGCGTATTCTGGTGTGAATTTAGATAGTTTTCAAAAAAGTATGTCTTTTCAAAAGATTTCTAAGGAAGGCTTGTTGAATATAGGTAACACTATTGAACAAATGGCGGAAGCTGAAGGATTGCAAGCCCATAAAAATGCAGTGTCAATTCGATTAAAGGATATTGAATAA
- a CDS encoding VWA domain-containing protein, whose translation MSSETLVYIIISGITALLIAGFQYYKNKKGMSKLSMLFLFLRFITIFSVILLLINPKFEQVVLSVEKPNLVLAVDNSSSIKYLGHDTEANTLLNQLRTNKELQDKFNLSIYTFGNTLKPFDSLSFTEQETNVNQAFSQLTQIYKQSTSPTVLITDGNQTYGNNYEFAYLDYKQPVYPVILGDTISYVDLKIQQLNVNKYAYLKNKFPVETILVYNGIGSVKSQFTVTIGNSIIYSEAVNFSKENNSKIINFTLPANQVGVQVYKATLSPLNSEKNTLNNSKNFAVEVIDQKTKVAIVSDIIHPDLGALKKSIESNEQRSVSFFNSKSILNQINDFQLIVLYQPNDKFKALFEQLDNENKNRFIIVGPKTDIEFLNNINKSYEFEITYNTENYQAALEKNYTPFFVDDIDFESFPPLHSYYSSLIALVPFETILHKTLNGIDVGEPLLGTFETQGRREALLLGENIWQWRSQSYVETKSFHGFDNFFNKLIQYLASNKLKSRLNVDYQSFYNGSGNVIVTAQYFDKNYIFNERETLNITVADKISKESKTFPLILKNNNYEVDLSSLSPSEYDFKVHAEEANISKTGSFTILEYNVEQQFLNANVTKLEQLASNSSGKAYFIDNTDALIDDLLNDNRFSTIQKSHKNSLPLIDWKYLLAIIALSLSLEWFLRKYNGLI comes from the coding sequence ATGAGTTCTGAAACTCTGGTATACATCATAATTTCTGGAATAACTGCTTTATTAATAGCGGGATTTCAGTATTATAAAAACAAAAAAGGCATGTCTAAATTAAGCATGCTTTTTTTGTTTCTGCGTTTTATCACAATTTTCTCAGTTATTTTATTGTTAATCAACCCTAAATTTGAGCAAGTTGTTTTATCTGTAGAAAAGCCAAATTTGGTCTTAGCCGTAGATAATTCATCTTCAATAAAGTATTTAGGTCATGACACAGAAGCCAACACATTATTAAATCAATTAAGGACTAATAAGGAATTACAGGATAAATTCAATTTAAGTATTTATACTTTTGGAAATACTTTAAAACCTTTTGATTCGCTTTCCTTTACAGAACAAGAGACAAATGTCAATCAGGCGTTTTCTCAATTAACGCAAATATACAAGCAAAGTACATCGCCTACAGTGCTTATAACCGATGGTAATCAAACCTACGGTAATAATTATGAGTTTGCTTATCTCGATTATAAACAACCTGTATATCCTGTTATTTTAGGTGATACAATTAGTTATGTTGATTTGAAAATTCAGCAGCTTAACGTTAATAAATACGCATATTTAAAAAATAAATTTCCTGTTGAAACCATTTTAGTTTACAACGGAATAGGTTCAGTAAAATCCCAATTTACAGTAACAATAGGGAATTCTATAATTTATTCTGAAGCTGTAAATTTCTCAAAGGAAAACAATTCAAAAATCATCAATTTTACTCTACCTGCAAATCAGGTGGGTGTGCAGGTGTACAAAGCGACACTGTCGCCTTTAAATTCAGAAAAAAACACCCTAAATAACTCTAAAAATTTTGCAGTAGAAGTTATTGATCAAAAAACAAAAGTGGCTATTGTTAGCGATATTATTCATCCGGATTTAGGTGCTTTAAAAAAGAGTATTGAAAGTAACGAACAACGTTCTGTTAGCTTTTTTAATTCAAAGTCAATATTAAATCAAATAAATGATTTTCAATTAATTGTATTGTATCAGCCAAATGATAAGTTTAAAGCATTGTTTGAGCAATTAGACAATGAAAACAAAAACAGATTTATTATCGTAGGGCCAAAAACAGACATTGAATTCTTAAATAATATCAATAAAAGTTATGAGTTCGAAATTACCTATAACACAGAAAATTATCAGGCAGCTTTAGAGAAAAATTACACGCCATTTTTTGTTGATGATATCGATTTTGAATCCTTCCCTCCATTACATTCATATTACAGTTCGTTGATTGCCTTGGTGCCTTTTGAAACGATTCTGCATAAAACGCTAAACGGAATAGATGTTGGAGAGCCTTTACTTGGAACTTTTGAAACTCAAGGTAGAAGGGAAGCGTTGTTGTTAGGTGAAAACATCTGGCAATGGCGATCGCAAAGTTATGTGGAAACCAAATCGTTTCACGGATTTGATAATTTCTTCAATAAATTAATTCAGTATTTAGCTTCAAATAAATTAAAAAGCAGACTGAATGTCGATTATCAATCGTTTTACAATGGCTCCGGAAACGTTATTGTAACAGCGCAATATTTTGACAAGAACTATATTTTTAATGAACGGGAAACTCTTAATATTACCGTAGCAGATAAAATATCGAAAGAATCTAAAACATTTCCACTCATTCTAAAAAATAATAATTACGAGGTAGATTTAAGTAGTTTATCACCTTCGGAGTATGATTTTAAGGTTCATGCTGAAGAAGCTAATATTTCAAAAACCGGTAGTTTTACTATTCTTGAATATAATGTAGAGCAACAATTCTTAAATGCTAATGTAACAAAGCTTGAACAACTGGCGTCTAATAGTTCAGGAAAGGCATATTTTATTGATAATACAGATGCTTTAATTGATGATTTGCTTAATGACAATCGTTTTAGCACAATTCAGAAAAGCCATAAAAATAGCTTACCTTTAATAGATTGGAAATATTTGCTGGCCATAATCGCTCTGAGCCTAAGTCTAGAGTGGTTTTTAAGAAAATATAACGGATTAATTTAA
- the fabG gene encoding 3-oxoacyl-[acyl-carrier-protein] reductase, whose translation MKLLEGKTAIITGASRGIGRGIAQVFAAQGANVAFTYSSSVEAANELEKELIALGVKAKGYKSNAASFDEAQKLADDVVAEFGSIDVLVNNAGITKDNLLMRISEEDFDTVIEVNLKSVFNMTKAVQRTMLKQRAGSIINMSSVVGVKGNAGQTNYAASKAGIIGFSKSVALELGSRNIRSNVVAPGFIETEMTAKLDEEVVKGWRAGIPLKRGGTPEDVANVCVFLASDMSAYVTGQTLNVDGGMLT comes from the coding sequence ATGAAATTATTAGAAGGTAAAACCGCCATTATCACAGGAGCAAGTAGAGGTATTGGAAGAGGTATTGCACAAGTTTTTGCTGCTCAAGGTGCTAATGTAGCGTTTACATATAGTTCCTCTGTTGAAGCTGCTAACGAGCTTGAAAAAGAATTAATCGCTTTAGGAGTAAAAGCTAAAGGGTATAAAAGTAACGCAGCAAGTTTTGATGAAGCTCAAAAATTAGCTGACGATGTTGTTGCCGAATTTGGTAGTATCGATGTATTAGTAAATAATGCAGGTATCACTAAAGACAACTTATTAATGCGTATCTCTGAAGAAGATTTCGACACCGTTATTGAAGTGAACTTAAAGTCGGTTTTCAACATGACTAAAGCAGTGCAACGCACCATGTTAAAGCAACGTGCAGGTTCTATTATTAACATGAGTTCTGTTGTTGGTGTTAAAGGAAATGCTGGTCAAACAAACTATGCGGCTTCTAAAGCTGGTATTATCGGATTCTCTAAGTCTGTTGCTTTAGAGTTAGGTTCTCGTAACATTCGTAGTAACGTAGTTGCTCCAGGTTTCATTGAAACTGAAATGACAGCTAAATTAGATGAAGAAGTGGTTAAAGGATGGAGAGCTGGTATTCCGTTAAAACGAGGAGGCACTCCTGAAGATGTTGCTAACGTATGTGTATTCTTAGCAAGTGATATGAGTGCATACGTAACAGGGCAAACATTAAACGTTGACGGTGGAATGTTAACCTAA
- a CDS encoding UDP-3-O-(3-hydroxymyristoyl)glucosamine N-acyltransferase, giving the protein MKFPKPHTLKQIAQLIDCEFVGGDDFPVLGMNEIHVVEPGDIVFVDHPKYYDKALNSAATIVLINKEVECPEGKALLVSDDPFRDFNKLTNHFKPFKQANAQVSDSAQIGEGTVIQPNCFIGHNVVIGKNCVIHSNVSIYDDAIIGDNVTIHANTVLGANAFYYKKRPEGFDRLKSSGRVVIKDNVDIGASCTIDRGVTGDTIIGEGSKLDNLIQIGHDTVVGKKCLIASQAGIAGCVVIEDEVTIWGQVGCASGITIGTKAVVHAQAGISKSLAGHTTYWGTPAQEAKEHLKGLALVKQIPKILEELKSKK; this is encoded by the coding sequence TTGAAATTTCCAAAACCACATACTTTAAAACAAATTGCTCAATTAATCGATTGTGAATTTGTTGGGGGTGACGATTTTCCGGTTTTAGGAATGAACGAAATACATGTTGTCGAGCCTGGCGATATTGTATTTGTCGATCATCCAAAATATTACGATAAAGCTTTAAATTCAGCTGCAACTATTGTTTTAATTAACAAAGAAGTTGAATGTCCTGAAGGCAAAGCTTTGTTGGTAAGTGATGACCCTTTTAGAGATTTTAATAAGCTTACCAATCATTTTAAGCCTTTTAAACAGGCTAATGCTCAGGTTTCGGATTCAGCTCAAATAGGAGAGGGAACTGTTATACAACCTAATTGTTTTATTGGGCATAATGTTGTTATTGGTAAAAATTGTGTGATTCATTCTAATGTTAGTATTTATGACGACGCAATTATTGGTGATAACGTAACTATTCATGCTAATACCGTTTTAGGAGCTAATGCCTTTTATTATAAGAAACGTCCAGAAGGTTTCGATCGATTAAAATCTAGTGGGCGTGTGGTTATCAAAGATAATGTTGATATCGGAGCTTCTTGTACAATTGACAGAGGAGTTACAGGAGATACTATTATTGGTGAAGGTTCTAAACTTGATAATCTTATTCAAATAGGTCATGATACCGTAGTTGGTAAAAAATGCTTAATCGCGTCACAGGCTGGTATTGCTGGATGCGTGGTTATTGAAGATGAAGTTACTATTTGGGGACAGGTTGGTTGTGCCAGCGGAATAACTATAGGAACTAAAGCTGTAGTGCACGCTCAAGCCGGTATTAGTAAATCGTTAGCAGGACATACAACCTATTGGGGAACACCTGCTCAGGAAGCCAAAGAACACTTAAAAGGCTTAGCTTTAGTGAAACAAATTCCTAAAATTTTAGAAGAATTAAAATCTAAAAAATAA
- the hisC gene encoding histidinol-phosphate transaminase → MDIKDLLRPTIKALKPYSSARDEFQGATDNMVFLDANENPFENGVNRYPDPLQRTLKSLWSDIKGVPTQNIMFGNGSDEVLDLIYRAFCEPNQDNVITLPPTYGMYEVLANLNAISIKKVNLDENFQPKVDEILSVVDDNSKLLFICSPNNPSGNSFNAKAIERLVSEFKGIVVIDEAYIDFSKEESWVSKLEYFPNLIVTQTVSKAYAMAGIRLGICYASTEIISVLNAIKPPYNINELTQKKAIELLGVKDLAQNQIQDILSEREKLVEALTLVNYISKIYPTDANFVLVKVDDANKRYNQLIEKGIVIRNRTTQPGCENTLRLTVGTSTENKILIDTLKSI, encoded by the coding sequence ATGGATATAAAAGATTTATTAAGGCCCACCATTAAGGCATTAAAGCCGTATTCTTCTGCGCGTGATGAGTTTCAGGGTGCTACCGATAATATGGTGTTTTTAGATGCTAATGAAAATCCGTTCGAGAACGGGGTTAACCGGTATCCAGATCCGTTACAACGCACTTTAAAATCACTTTGGTCAGATATTAAAGGTGTGCCAACGCAAAATATCATGTTTGGAAATGGTAGTGATGAAGTTTTAGATTTAATCTACCGTGCGTTTTGTGAGCCCAACCAGGATAATGTTATCACCTTACCGCCAACATACGGGATGTATGAGGTATTGGCCAATTTAAATGCGATTAGCATTAAGAAGGTTAACTTAGATGAAAATTTTCAACCTAAAGTCGATGAGATTTTAAGTGTTGTTGATGATAATAGTAAACTGTTATTTATTTGTTCTCCAAACAATCCATCAGGAAACAGTTTTAATGCCAAAGCTATTGAAAGATTGGTTTCAGAATTTAAAGGTATTGTGGTAATTGACGAAGCTTATATCGACTTTTCAAAAGAAGAAAGCTGGGTCTCTAAACTAGAATACTTTCCTAATTTAATTGTGACTCAAACTGTCTCTAAAGCCTACGCTATGGCTGGTATTCGTTTGGGAATTTGTTATGCGTCAACTGAAATTATTTCGGTATTAAACGCCATAAAACCACCATATAACATCAATGAACTCACGCAAAAGAAAGCCATTGAATTATTAGGTGTTAAAGATTTAGCACAAAATCAAATTCAGGATATTCTTTCAGAACGAGAGAAGTTAGTCGAAGCTTTAACATTGGTGAATTACATTTCTAAAATTTACCCAACTGATGCCAATTTTGTATTGGTAAAAGTTGATGATGCCAATAAACGTTATAATCAGCTCATTGAAAAAGGCATCGTTATTAGAAACCGAACCACGCAACCGGGTTGCGAAAACACCTTACGACTTACCGTAGGCACTTCAACAGAAAACAAAATATTAATAGATACCTTAAAATCTATATAA
- the sucD gene encoding succinate--CoA ligase subunit alpha, with protein sequence MSVLVNKDSKIIVQGFTGSEGTFHASQMIEYGTNVVGGVTPGKGGQTHLDKPVFNTVKDAVEQVGADTTIIFVPPAFAADAIMEAADAGIKVIITITEGIPVADMIIASDYIKDKDCRLIGPNCPGVITPGEAKVGIMPGFVFKQGKVGIVSKSGTLTYEAADQVGKQGLGITTAIGIGGDPIIGTTTKEAVELLINDPATEAVVMIGEIGGQLEADAAQWYKASGSKKPIIGFIAGETAPAGRTMGHAGAIVGGSDDTAQAKKKIMRECGIHVVDSPAEIGKKVAEVLG encoded by the coding sequence ATGAGTGTTTTAGTAAACAAAGATTCAAAAATAATAGTTCAAGGGTTTACTGGAAGTGAAGGTACTTTCCACGCTAGCCAAATGATTGAATACGGAACAAACGTAGTAGGTGGTGTTACTCCAGGAAAAGGAGGACAAACTCACTTAGATAAACCTGTTTTTAATACAGTTAAAGACGCTGTAGAGCAAGTAGGTGCCGATACTACTATTATTTTTGTACCGCCAGCTTTTGCTGCTGATGCGATTATGGAAGCTGCTGATGCAGGTATTAAAGTAATTATTACAATTACTGAAGGTATTCCTGTTGCAGATATGATTATTGCTTCAGATTACATTAAAGATAAAGACTGTCGTTTAATTGGTCCTAACTGTCCAGGTGTAATTACTCCGGGGGAAGCTAAAGTTGGTATCATGCCAGGATTTGTATTTAAGCAAGGTAAAGTAGGTATTGTTTCTAAATCTGGTACATTAACTTATGAAGCTGCAGACCAAGTTGGAAAACAAGGTTTAGGTATTACTACTGCAATTGGTATTGGTGGAGATCCAATTATTGGAACAACTACTAAAGAAGCTGTTGAGTTATTAATCAACGATCCTGCTACAGAAGCTGTAGTTATGATTGGTGAGATTGGTGGTCAGTTAGAAGCTGATGCTGCACAATGGTACAAAGCTAGCGGAAGTAAAAAACCTATCATCGGTTTCATCGCTGGTGAAACTGCTCCGGCAGGACGTACAATGGGGCACGCAGGTGCAATTGTAGGTGGTAGTGATGATACTGCTCAGGCTAAAAAGAAAATTATGAGAGAATGCGGAATTCACGTGGTGGATTCTCCAGCTGAAATCGGTAAGAAAGTTGCTGAAGTTTTAGGATAA
- a CDS encoding prohibitin family protein has product MEKLPKIAFPVIIVAVVLIVLLSKSAVTIGSGEAGVLYRTFGGGVVTDEPPLSEGFHIVAPWNKVFVYEVRQQEKLEKMNVLSSNGLDIKLEASVWFQPKYDQLGKLHQEKSEQYIDRVLLPAIRSAARSVVGRYTPEQLYSSKRDAIQQEIFEETQKIVEDQYIQLNEVLVRDVTLPPTIKDAIERKLKQEQESLEYEFRLVTAQKEAEKVIIEAQGKADANKILSASLTDKILLDKGIEATVKLSESPNSKVIVIGSGDSGMPIILGNQ; this is encoded by the coding sequence ATGGAAAAATTACCAAAAATTGCATTTCCTGTAATTATTGTTGCAGTAGTTTTAATTGTTTTATTGTCAAAATCAGCTGTGACTATTGGTTCTGGTGAAGCAGGTGTTTTGTACAGAACCTTTGGAGGTGGTGTTGTAACCGATGAGCCACCGTTAAGTGAAGGATTTCATATTGTGGCACCTTGGAATAAAGTGTTTGTTTATGAAGTGCGTCAGCAGGAGAAATTAGAAAAAATGAATGTATTATCCTCAAACGGATTAGATATTAAACTGGAAGCTTCGGTTTGGTTTCAGCCTAAATACGATCAGTTAGGAAAACTCCATCAGGAGAAAAGTGAGCAGTATATCGATCGCGTGCTGCTTCCGGCAATTCGTTCTGCGGCACGTAGTGTAGTTGGCCGTTATACCCCTGAGCAATTATATTCTAGTAAGCGTGATGCCATTCAGCAGGAAATCTTTGAAGAAACTCAAAAAATTGTTGAGGATCAATACATTCAGTTAAATGAAGTGTTGGTGAGAGATGTGACTTTACCGCCTACTATTAAAGATGCTATTGAGCGCAAACTGAAACAAGAACAGGAGTCATTAGAGTATGAGTTTAGATTAGTGACTGCTCAAAAAGAAGCTGAAAAAGTGATTATTGAAGCGCAAGGTAAAGCTGATGCTAATAAAATTCTAAGCGCTTCGTTAACCGATAAAATCCTTCTGGATAAAGGTATTGAGGCGACGGTTAAATTATCAGAATCACCAAATAGCAAAGTGATTGTTATTGGTTCGGGAGATAGTGGTATGCCTATTATTTTAGGAAACCAATAA
- the efp gene encoding elongation factor P, whose protein sequence is MAVTTSDIRNGLCLRFNNDIYKIIEFLHVKPGKGPAFVRTKLKSVTTGKVLDNTFSAGHKLEDVRVETHKFQFLYNDGEYYHFMNTEDYSQIQLSEAALDNPGLMKEGEVVTVMINAEDNMPLSVEMPASVVLEVVATEPGVKGNTATNATKPATVETGAIVNVPLFINEGDKIKVETEKGTYKERVKE, encoded by the coding sequence ATGGCAGTTACAACGAGCGATATTAGAAACGGATTATGTTTAAGATTCAATAACGATATCTATAAAATTATAGAGTTTTTACACGTAAAGCCAGGAAAAGGACCTGCTTTCGTAAGAACAAAATTAAAAAGTGTAACAACAGGAAAAGTATTAGATAATACCTTTTCAGCAGGACATAAATTAGAAGATGTTCGTGTTGAAACTCACAAATTCCAGTTTTTATACAACGATGGTGAGTATTACCACTTTATGAATACAGAAGATTATTCTCAAATTCAATTATCTGAGGCTGCTTTAGATAACCCAGGTTTAATGAAAGAGGGAGAAGTAGTTACGGTTATGATTAACGCTGAAGATAACATGCCGCTTTCTGTAGAGATGCCTGCAAGTGTTGTTTTAGAAGTTGTTGCAACTGAGCCTGGAGTTAAAGGAAATACTGCAACTAACGCAACAAAGCCTGCTACTGTTGAAACTGGAGCGATTGTAAACGTACCCTTATTCATCAACGAAGGTGATAAAATTAAAGTTGAAACTGAAAAAGGAACTTATAAAGAACGCGTTAAAGAATAA
- the hisB gene encoding bifunctional histidinol-phosphatase/imidazoleglycerol-phosphate dehydratase HisB: MKKVLFIDRDGTLVLEPPVDYQLDSLEKLEFYPKVFQYMAKIASELDYELVMVTNQDGLGTDSFPENTFWPAQNKIISAFEKEGVKFAGIHIDKTFPHENAPTRKPRTGLLTKYFSEDYDLENSFVLGDRITDMELAKNLGAKGIYLSEDPNLGADEIETSKQEIYDAIALTSTDWKEIYEFLKLKDRVSEITRNTNETKIYIKLNLDGSGKNDINTGLSFFDHMLDQIGRHGAMDLTIKVDGDLEVDEHHTIEDTMIALGEVFSKALGNKLGIERYGFCLPMDDCLAQVAVDFGGRNWLEWDAEFKREKIGDLPTEMFFHLFKSFTDGAKCNLNVKAEGVNEHHKIEGIFKAFAKAMKMAVKRDSNKMFLPSTKGML; this comes from the coding sequence ATGAAAAAAGTATTATTTATAGACCGCGATGGTACATTAGTGTTAGAACCACCCGTAGATTATCAGTTAGATAGTTTAGAGAAATTGGAGTTCTATCCCAAAGTATTTCAATATATGGCTAAAATTGCCAGCGAATTAGATTACGAACTGGTTATGGTAACCAATCAGGATGGTTTAGGAACCGATTCGTTTCCTGAAAACACTTTTTGGCCGGCTCAAAACAAAATTATTAGTGCCTTTGAAAAGGAAGGTGTGAAGTTTGCAGGGATTCACATCGATAAAACCTTTCCGCATGAAAATGCACCAACACGTAAACCTAGAACAGGTTTATTAACCAAATATTTTTCTGAAGATTACGATTTAGAAAATTCTTTTGTATTAGGTGATCGTATTACCGATATGGAATTGGCAAAGAATCTTGGAGCAAAAGGGATTTACTTATCTGAAGATCCAAATTTGGGTGCTGATGAAATTGAAACTTCTAAGCAGGAAATCTACGACGCTATTGCATTAACATCGACTGACTGGAAAGAAATCTACGAGTTTTTAAAACTGAAAGACCGCGTTTCTGAAATCACCAGAAATACAAACGAAACCAAAATTTATATCAAGCTGAATTTAGACGGTTCTGGCAAAAATGATATCAATACAGGGTTATCTTTCTTCGATCATATGTTAGATCAGATTGGTCGTCACGGCGCTATGGACTTAACCATTAAAGTTGATGGTGATTTAGAGGTTGATGAACACCATACTATCGAAGACACTATGATTGCTTTAGGGGAAGTGTTTAGTAAAGCTCTTGGTAATAAATTAGGTATTGAACGTTACGGGTTTTGTTTGCCAATGGACGATTGTTTAGCTCAGGTAGCTGTAGATTTTGGCGGTCGTAACTGGTTAGAATGGGATGCCGAATTTAAACGTGAAAAAATCGGCGATCTGCCAACCGAAATGTTCTTTCACTTGTTTAAATCGTTTACCGATGGTGCTAAATGTAATTTAAATGTAAAAGCCGAAGGTGTAAACGAACATCACAAAATCGAAGGTATTTTTAAAGCCTTTGCTAAAGCGATGAAAATGGCGGTAAAACGAGATTCTAATAAAATGTTTTTACCATCAACAAAAGGAATGTTATAA
- the hisG gene encoding ATP phosphoribosyltransferase, with product MSKLRIAVQKAGRLHDESMELLKNIGISIDNGKDQLKASARNFPVEVFYLRNGDIPQYLKDGVVDAAIIGENVLIEKGEDIGIAEKLGFSSCRVCIAVPKSMKYNGLTDLEGKRIATSYPNTVQKYLDTKGVSANIHIINGSVEIAPNIGLSEAICDIVSSGSTLFKNNLKEVETLLRSEAVLAVSPVLNKEKQAILDKIQFRIQSVLKGRESKYVLLNAPNDKIQDIINVLPGMKSPTVLPLAQEGWSSVHSVISKNEFWDVIDELKDKGAQGILVCPIEKMVL from the coding sequence ATGAGTAAATTACGAATTGCAGTACAAAAAGCTGGTCGTTTACACGACGAATCCATGGAATTGTTAAAAAATATCGGTATATCTATCGATAACGGAAAAGATCAATTAAAGGCTTCTGCCAGAAACTTCCCTGTCGAAGTGTTTTATTTAAGAAATGGCGATATCCCTCAATATCTTAAAGATGGTGTTGTTGATGCCGCGATTATTGGAGAAAATGTTCTAATTGAAAAGGGTGAAGATATTGGCATTGCCGAAAAATTAGGGTTTTCATCTTGTCGTGTTTGTATTGCTGTGCCAAAATCTATGAAATATAACGGGCTTACGGATTTAGAAGGTAAGCGCATTGCGACATCCTACCCGAATACAGTACAAAAATATCTTGATACTAAAGGGGTTTCTGCAAACATTCACATTATTAACGGGTCGGTTGAAATTGCACCAAACATAGGGCTCTCTGAAGCTATTTGTGATATTGTTTCTAGTGGAAGCACCTTGTTTAAGAACAACTTAAAGGAAGTTGAAACGCTGTTAAGGTCGGAAGCTGTTTTAGCGGTTTCGCCTGTTTTAAATAAGGAAAAACAAGCTATTTTAGATAAAATCCAGTTTAGAATCCAATCGGTTTTAAAAGGAAGAGAATCTAAATATGTATTATTGAATGCACCTAACGATAAAATTCAGGATATCATTAATGTCTTACCAGGAATGAAGAGTCCAACGGTTTTGCCTTTGGCTCAGGAAGGCTGGAGTTCGGTCCACTCAGTAATCAGTAAAAACGAATTCTGGGATGTTATTGATGAATTGAAAGACAAGGGCGCCCAAGGTATTTTAGTATGTCCTATTGAAAAAATGGTTCTTTAA